TAGTCCGACAGGTATAACCATCTAGTATAACCGCTACGTGTCCAAGCAGAGGTAGGATACAATTTTACGTGGAATAGAGAGCTGAGGCGGACCCTAACCGGAGCTCAGGTCTACATGTTGGCGTTCCCATTCGCGGCGAGCCTCAAGTTCGCGGTGACCACGCTGGGTGACTGAGTAGGCGTTGGTACGCTTATCAATCGCAGTGACCTCAATTAGTCCCATCTCAGCGAGCGTGTCGAGGTTCGGATAGAGTCGACCGTGGTGGATTTCGCCTTCGTAGTCCTCTTCGAGAGAGTCTTTGATCGCAAGGCCGTGCGGTGGGGTGCCGTTTTCTAACCCAACAATCACGTACAGGAGATCGCGCTGGAAGCCAGTCAGATCATCCATCATAGCAACCTGATAAGTCGGGTTACTGGCTCATAAAAGATGTGTCGTAGAGTCTCAGAATTACTCGATAAAGGATAGTTCGTGAGTTACCGTACGCATTAACGTCCACCCTCGTCTTTTATCAACCAGTCATTGTGTATCAGCAGTTTCGGATGGGTATAAATACCTGGCAGCAGTTGTTTCGGCGATGGCAGACTACATTGTTCAATCAGCTGTGAAGGAAGAACTGAGCGACATGAACGTCTCGGCGGATTTCTACGATGCTCTCGATGAGGAAGTGGCCGAGCTCCTCAATAGGGCTGCTCAGCGAGCAGAAGACAACGACCGAAAGACGGTCCAGGCACGCGACCTCTAACGCCGGCGAGCCATTGCGAGCACTATTGCGACCAGGGCGAGCACCGCCGGGAGGATACCGAAGCCGGT
The sequence above is drawn from the Halococcus salsus genome and encodes:
- a CDS encoding PadR family transcriptional regulator, producing the protein MDDLTGFQRDLLYVIVGLENGTPPHGLAIKDSLEEDYEGEIHHGRLYPNLDTLAEMGLIEVTAIDKRTNAYSVTQRGHRELEARREWERQHVDLSSG
- a CDS encoding DUF1931 domain-containing protein, which gives rise to MADYIVQSAVKEELSDMNVSADFYDALDEEVAELLNRAAQRAEDNDRKTVQARDL